A single region of the Lactobacillus isalae genome encodes:
- the greA gene encoding transcription elongation factor GreA: MVYYQKMTPEGYQEIKDEIARLKKDRPRRIKILQEARSMGDLSENSEYTTAKMELGHLQSRLRYLDKQLRYSEIIQKDETGTIDLGSNVKLLFEGDDEAEEYRIVGRMEADLAKGKISFDSPLGQALMKQKAGATVEVEAPAGSYNVKIIDVD, encoded by the coding sequence ATGGTTTATTATCAAAAGATGACACCAGAAGGCTATCAAGAAATTAAAGATGAGATAGCTCGCTTAAAGAAAGATCGACCACGTAGAATTAAGATCTTGCAAGAAGCTCGCAGTATGGGGGATTTATCGGAAAATTCTGAATATACTACTGCAAAAATGGAGTTAGGACATTTACAGAGTCGCTTGCGTTACTTAGATAAACAATTACGTTATTCTGAGATTATTCAAAAAGATGAAACTGGCACAATAGACTTGGGTTCAAATGTGAAATTACTTTTTGAAGGTGATGATGAAGCTGAAGAATATCGAATTGTCGGTAGAATGGAAGCAGATCTAGCTAAAGGAAAAATTTCTTTTGATTCACCTTTGGGCCAAGCTCTAATGAAGCAAAAGGCCGGTGCAACAGTAGAAGTAGAAGCACCTGCCGGAAGTTATAATGTGAAAATTATTGATGTAGACTAA
- a CDS encoding DUF3284 domain-containing protein, protein MITITDQASFKAKDFFNYLDMQLTQAIKKARGNDLPIKIAAGTSYQQRNVKADITEYEFGKKYVSVFKSPKLDVKIAYYLEDNDQGCKITFNEDVLSYDEKRHSNIGTWFYNWQLKQGAKKQLKQMKRNVLAYAK, encoded by the coding sequence ATGATTACAATAACAGATCAAGCTAGTTTTAAAGCAAAGGACTTCTTTAATTATCTCGATATGCAACTTACTCAGGCCATTAAAAAGGCTCGTGGAAATGACTTACCTATTAAAATTGCTGCAGGAACCAGCTATCAGCAACGTAATGTAAAAGCAGACATTACTGAATATGAATTTGGTAAGAAATACGTCTCAGTTTTTAAATCTCCTAAACTAGACGTTAAGATTGCTTACTATTTAGAAGATAATGATCAAGGCTGCAAAATAACCTTTAACGAAGATGTTTTAAGCTATGACGAAAAGAGACATTCTAATATCGGCACTTGGTTTTACAATTGGCAATTAAAACAAGGTGCTAAAAAGCAACTAAAGCAAATGAAAAGAAATGTATTAGCTTACGCAAAATAA
- a CDS encoding IS3 family transposase yields the protein MSKLTKKDKLNIYKEWTIENKRSTYLSKKYGIGSVSIKYLVSLIHRHGIDILDKPYTYYSAQFKLEAINRVLVNHETAYSVSLELGLKSQGMLINWIRSYKENGYNVVIKRKGRRTCEQRTREIEERKRRIASPEFKAYCRERIYKKIGCLGSKEKKPTKTEIAQAVRELRLELGLGVKTILSILNDPNNALPSLSRSNYYDILKREDQDEIKHHGLIKRIKEIFFELKARYTAPGYRTITDHLHSEGFIINRKTVYRLMRKLNLIGYRMKRRRRYNSFEGEIEGRIKPNLIKRNFFAVRPNMKWYTDITEFNLRGQKLYLSPIIDGCGRDIVAYNISRSPNLQQVMTMLDDAFKANGSLNGLVFHSDRGWQYQHKTYQYELARRGIEQSMSRKGCSPDDGLMEGFFGILKREMFYGKESNYANLNELEQSIKDYIHFYNYERTKSKLKGLTPIQYRNQSLVA from the coding sequence ATGTCTAAATTAACTAAAAAAGATAAATTGAATATTTATAAAGAATGGACGATTGAAAATAAAAGATCGACATATTTAAGTAAAAAGTATGGAATAGGATCAGTTAGTATTAAGTACTTAGTTTCACTCATTCATAGGCATGGAATAGATATATTAGATAAGCCCTATACTTATTATTCAGCCCAATTTAAGCTAGAAGCTATCAATCGGGTTTTAGTCAATCATGAGACTGCTTACTCTGTATCTTTAGAATTGGGCTTGAAAAGTCAAGGCATGCTTATTAATTGGATTCGCTCTTATAAAGAAAACGGGTATAATGTCGTTATTAAGAGGAAGGGACGACGAACCTGTGAACAAAGAACTAGAGAAATTGAAGAAAGAAAACGAAGAATTGCGTCGCCAGAATTTAAAGCTTACTGTCGAGAACGCATTTATAAAAAAATTGGATGCCTTGGTTCAAAAGAGAAAAAACCAACCAAAACAGAAATAGCACAAGCTGTTAGAGAATTAAGGCTAGAACTTGGGTTGGGTGTTAAAACTATCTTGTCGATTTTAAATGATCCGAATAATGCTTTACCTAGCTTATCCAGAAGCAATTATTACGATATTTTAAAGCGCGAAGATCAAGATGAGATAAAGCACCACGGTCTAATTAAACGAATTAAAGAAATATTCTTTGAACTTAAAGCTAGATACACTGCTCCAGGTTATCGAACAATAACTGATCACTTACATAGTGAAGGCTTTATAATCAATCGAAAAACAGTCTATCGTTTAATGCGTAAACTTAATTTGATTGGATATCGTATGAAACGTAGAAGACGCTACAACAGCTTTGAGGGTGAAATTGAAGGAAGAATTAAACCTAACTTAATTAAACGCAACTTCTTTGCCGTTAGGCCAAATATGAAATGGTACACAGATATTACTGAATTCAACTTAAGAGGACAAAAGCTTTATCTATCGCCTATTATCGATGGCTGTGGGAGAGATATTGTCGCTTATAATATCTCTCGTAGTCCCAACTTACAGCAGGTAATGACTATGCTTGATGATGCATTTAAAGCTAATGGTTCATTGAATGGATTAGTATTTCATTCAGATCGTGGCTGGCAATATCAACATAAGACTTATCAATATGAACTTGCAAGACGTGGCATTGAACAAAGCATGTCTAGGAAAGGCTGTTCTCCAGACGATGGGCTTATGGAAGGCTTCTTTGGCATACTTAAAAGAGAGATGTTTTATGGCAAAGAATCAAACTATGCCAATCTGAATGAATTGGAACAATCGATTAAAGATTATATTCATTTCTATAATTACGAAAGGACAAAGAGTAAACTAAAAGGACTGACTCCGATTCAATATCGAAATCAATCCTTAGTTGCATAA
- a CDS encoding Hsp20/alpha crystallin family protein: MANEMMKNHNNDNMMDQLSDWFSFPKDFFDDSSIKNIMQSDVAETDKDYIVKVDMPGMDKKDIKVSYKDGILNVSGSRDSFDNLDDKNGNLLHRERSVGHIQRSYRIPDVDSKEISAKDVDGVLTITLPKLTEEDKENTITIE; encoded by the coding sequence ATGGCAAACGAAATGATGAAAAATCATAATAACGATAATATGATGGATCAATTAAGCGATTGGTTTAGTTTTCCAAAAGACTTTTTTGACGACAGTTCAATTAAGAACATTATGCAATCTGACGTAGCAGAAACTGATAAAGACTACATCGTTAAAGTGGATATGCCCGGAATGGACAAAAAGGATATCAAGGTTTCATATAAAGATGGCATCTTGAATGTTTCAGGAAGTCGTGATTCATTTGACAACTTAGATGATAAGAACGGCAATCTTCTTCACCGCGAAAGAAGCGTCGGTCACATTCAAAGAAGCTATCGTATTCCTGACGTTGATTCAAAAGAAATTTCTGCTAAAGACGTCGATGGCGTTTTAACCATTACCTTGCCAAAACTAACTGAAGAAGATAAAGAAAATACAATTACAATTGAATAA
- a CDS encoding 6-phospho-beta-glucosidase, producing MTGYTMPKGFLWGGAVAAHQLEGAWNEDGKGMSVADVMTVGSATKPREITDGVLPGKNYPNHDAIDFYHHYKGDIKLMAEMGFKAFRTSIAWTRIFPKGDEKEPNEAGLKFYDDLFDECHKYGIEPVITLSHFEIPYHLVKEYGGFTNRKLIDYFVRFARVCFKRYKNKVKYWMTFNEIDNQSSFNNDFLMATNSGILFKNGMGDKEKEAAMYQAAHYELVASALAVKEGHKINPDFQIGCMINYSPVRPLTPSSDDVLLADKFEQRRDFFSDVHVNGEYPNAVEDYIERNGYRPDITEEDKIALKEGTVDYVGFSYYQSTTVSSKKVKPDELTDLQEAIVENPTLERSDWGWEIDPEGLRISLNHLTDRYHKPLFIVENGLGAYDKREADGSVHDPYRIDYLRKHIEQMEKAVVLDGVDLMGYLPWGCIDLVSAGTGQMDKRYGFIYVDKNDKGEGTLERSKKDSFNWYKKVIESNGKDLD from the coding sequence ATGACTGGATATACTATGCCTAAAGGCTTTTTATGGGGTGGAGCAGTTGCTGCTCACCAACTTGAAGGTGCTTGGAATGAAGACGGAAAAGGAATGTCAGTTGCCGACGTGATGACAGTAGGATCAGCTACTAAACCACGTGAAATTACTGATGGCGTACTTCCTGGTAAAAATTATCCTAACCATGATGCAATTGACTTTTACCACCACTATAAAGGCGATATCAAATTAATGGCTGAAATGGGCTTTAAGGCTTTCCGTACATCAATTGCTTGGACTAGAATTTTTCCTAAAGGTGATGAAAAAGAACCTAATGAAGCAGGACTCAAATTCTATGATGACTTATTTGACGAATGCCACAAGTATGGAATCGAACCTGTAATCACTCTTTCTCACTTCGAAATTCCATATCACTTAGTTAAAGAATATGGCGGCTTTACTAACCGTAAATTAATTGACTACTTCGTACGTTTTGCTCGCGTATGTTTCAAGCGCTACAAGAACAAGGTTAAGTACTGGATGACATTTAATGAAATCGATAATCAATCCAGCTTCAATAACGACTTTTTAATGGCTACTAACTCTGGTATTTTGTTCAAAAATGGCATGGGCGATAAGGAGAAAGAAGCAGCAATGTATCAAGCTGCTCACTATGAATTAGTTGCTTCTGCTTTAGCAGTTAAAGAAGGACACAAGATTAATCCAGACTTCCAAATTGGTTGTATGATTAACTACTCACCTGTTCGTCCTTTAACTCCATCTTCAGACGATGTCTTACTTGCTGACAAATTTGAACAAAGACGCGACTTTTTCTCTGACGTTCACGTTAATGGTGAATATCCAAACGCAGTTGAAGACTACATTGAAAGAAATGGCTACCGTCCAGACATTACCGAAGAAGATAAGATTGCCTTAAAAGAAGGTACTGTTGACTACGTAGGCTTTTCATACTATCAATCAACTACTGTTTCAAGTAAGAAAGTTAAGCCTGACGAATTAACCGACTTGCAAGAAGCCATTGTTGAAAATCCAACTCTAGAACGTAGTGATTGGGGCTGGGAAATTGATCCAGAAGGTTTAAGAATTTCTCTTAACCACTTAACTGACCGCTACCACAAGCCATTATTTATCGTTGAAAATGGTCTTGGTGCTTACGATAAGCGCGAAGCTGACGGTTCAGTTCATGATCCATACAGAATTGACTACCTAAGAAAACACATTGAACAAATGGAAAAGGCTGTTGTTTTAGACGGTGTTGACTTGATGGGTTATCTTCCTTGGGGTTGTATTGATTTAGTTTCAGCTGGAACTGGTCAAATGGACAAACGCTACGGCTTCATCTATGTTGACAAGAATGATAAGGGTGAAGGAACACTAGAACGTTCAAAGAAGGATTCATTTAACTGGTATAAGAAAGTTATCGAATCTAACGGTAAAGACTTAGATTAG
- a CDS encoding PTS cellobiose transporter subunit IIA, with protein MTKKDQSLEQKKHDMSVRSINFSRYLMIRYFSAAFLFTNLFWLVFAVCYKDIVASIISGLLFVLLLVASVEQVSKWNVRNTDLKFTKLYYQLQLGANVIFAIGCYLPFGKILFPFMATNDVANVIFTILVVGILGSILILRRISNIQNGRDKYARAIKTFESNRQ; from the coding sequence ATGACTAAAAAAGATCAGAGTTTAGAACAAAAGAAACATGATATGAGTGTGAGATCTATAAATTTTAGCCGCTATTTAATGATTCGTTATTTTTCTGCGGCGTTCTTATTCACTAATCTATTTTGGTTAGTTTTTGCAGTTTGCTACAAAGATATTGTTGCTTCGATAATTTCGGGATTATTGTTTGTTTTATTATTAGTAGCTTCAGTAGAGCAGGTAAGCAAATGGAATGTTAGAAATACTGACTTGAAGTTTACGAAACTGTATTATCAGCTGCAGCTAGGTGCAAATGTAATCTTTGCTATAGGTTGCTATTTACCATTTGGAAAGATTCTATTTCCTTTTATGGCTACAAATGATGTCGCAAATGTAATTTTTACGATTCTAGTTGTTGGAATTTTAGGTTCTATTTTGATTTTAAGAAGAATTAGCAACATTCAAAATGGCCGCGACAAATATGCACGAGCAATTAAGACATTTGAAAGTAATAGACAGTAG
- the celB gene encoding PTS cellobiose transporter subunit IIC: protein MSDTAQPSFKDKMMKILGKFSGSRFVRAIMGAGYSIIAFSIIGSMFLVLTVLTQVITAKGFVDFYNNTFGRFNNIYTVIYNATMGIIAIYFAGSFAYNYADIYRKEENLLLDPLNAVFLTLMGLFITVPQLVWKGGNTVFVNILKKDNIVASGYGVSGSGLTRVGATGIFTGLIIAWLTVQIYRFCIKHNWRIKMPASVPSGVANSFTALIPGFVIAIVIAVIDVILIILGTDIFQLLFIPFSFVSNIANTWWGVLIIFFLIHFLWWFGIHGATIISSFYQAIVLSNMAANASGAHYVFAGEFSNAFVVMGGSGATLGMALWMAFASRSKQLRELGKLEAVPAIFNINEPLLFGLPIVYNIKLFIPFLAAPMVCSMTAYAAIATNLVPKIIVQQPWPIPVGLGGMMATASWQGAVLALVNVVIAFLIWYPFIKHYDNELLKKEQAGATKA from the coding sequence ATGTCTGACACTGCGCAACCATCATTTAAAGATAAAATGATGAAGATACTAGGCAAGTTCTCGGGTTCACGTTTTGTACGTGCAATTATGGGTGCTGGTTATTCCATTATTGCCTTTTCTATCATTGGATCAATGTTTTTGGTCCTAACAGTTTTGACTCAGGTTATTACTGCTAAAGGATTTGTAGATTTTTACAATAATACATTTGGACGTTTTAACAATATTTATACTGTTATTTACAACGCCACAATGGGTATTATTGCAATTTACTTTGCTGGATCATTTGCTTATAATTATGCAGATATTTATCGCAAAGAAGAAAACTTATTGCTTGATCCATTAAACGCTGTTTTCTTAACTTTAATGGGTTTATTCATTACCGTTCCACAATTAGTATGGAAGGGTGGCAACACTGTCTTCGTTAATATTTTAAAGAAGGATAATATTGTTGCTAGTGGTTATGGAGTTTCAGGCTCAGGACTAACTAGAGTTGGTGCGACTGGTATCTTTACAGGCTTAATCATTGCTTGGTTAACTGTTCAAATTTATCGTTTCTGTATTAAGCATAATTGGCGTATTAAGATGCCAGCATCTGTTCCATCAGGTGTTGCTAACTCATTTACTGCTTTAATTCCTGGTTTTGTTATTGCTATTGTTATTGCTGTAATTGATGTCATTTTAATCATTCTTGGGACAGATATTTTTCAATTATTATTTATTCCATTCTCATTTGTTTCAAACATTGCTAATACTTGGTGGGGAGTTTTGATTATTTTCTTCCTAATTCACTTCTTATGGTGGTTTGGTATCCACGGAGCTACTATTATTTCAAGTTTTTACCAAGCAATCGTTTTATCAAATATGGCTGCTAATGCTTCTGGTGCTCACTACGTATTTGCTGGTGAATTCTCAAATGCATTCGTAGTTATGGGAGGTTCTGGAGCTACTTTGGGTATGGCACTTTGGATGGCCTTTGCTTCTAGATCTAAGCAATTACGAGAACTTGGTAAACTTGAAGCTGTTCCTGCTATATTTAATATTAATGAACCTTTACTATTTGGTTTGCCAATTGTTTATAATATTAAATTATTTATTCCATTCTTAGCTGCTCCAATGGTATGTTCAATGACTGCTTACGCTGCAATTGCGACTAATTTAGTACCTAAGATTATCGTTCAACAACCATGGCCTATTCCTGTAGGACTTGGTGGTATGATGGCCACTGCTAGTTGGCAAGGTGCTGTTTTAGCCTTAGTCAATGTTGTCATTGCATTCTTAATTTGGTATCCATTCATTAAGCATTACGACAATGAATTGCTTAAGAAAGAACAAGCAGGTGCTACAAAAGCTTAA
- a CDS encoding glycoside hydrolase family 1 protein: MTKTYSMPKDFYWGGASAANQYEGGYDEGGKGLNAIDVLTNGSATEPRKVTWKMPDGKTGTTAMAWGNEFKLPEGAKPALLDDYYYPSHEGTDFYHHYKEDIKYMADMGFNMFRLSLNWSRILPNGDDEEPNEEGLDFYDKVFDECAKYGIEPLVTLSHYETPLSLVNRFGGWKDRKMIDIFVHYADIVMNHYKGKVKYWLTFNEINAMDMAPYMGGGLIDGSEQNRAQGAHNQFVASSKVVKLAHEIDKNNQVGQMLAYSAYYPYTSDPADQLLVMKAKQEMLFYSDVQTGGRYPEYRLKQYERDGIKLEDTPEDYELIKKYPADFLSFSCYTSNVLTTHEADAKANGNMSAGGVKNPYLDYNAWGWATDPDVLRIALNDLWDRYHKPLFIVENGLGWGDELTEDYKIHDDYRINYLRAQIKSMEEAVNEDGIPLMGYTMWSAIDLVSNGTGEMKKRYGFVYVDRDDKGNGSLKRYPKDSFDWYKKVIASHGKDLD; the protein is encoded by the coding sequence ATGACTAAAACCTACTCAATGCCAAAGGATTTTTACTGGGGTGGCGCTAGTGCCGCTAACCAATATGAAGGCGGTTATGATGAAGGTGGCAAGGGATTAAACGCCATTGATGTCTTAACTAATGGCTCTGCTACTGAGCCAAGAAAAGTTACCTGGAAAATGCCAGATGGTAAAACTGGTACTACTGCTATGGCTTGGGGTAACGAGTTCAAATTACCTGAGGGCGCAAAGCCAGCTCTTTTAGATGATTACTACTACCCTAGTCATGAAGGAACAGATTTCTATCATCATTACAAAGAAGATATTAAATATATGGCCGACATGGGCTTTAATATGTTCCGTTTATCTCTAAATTGGTCACGCATTTTACCAAATGGAGACGATGAAGAACCGAATGAAGAAGGATTAGACTTCTACGATAAGGTTTTTGATGAATGTGCTAAGTATGGCATCGAACCACTTGTTACCCTTTCACACTATGAGACTCCTCTATCTTTAGTCAATCGTTTTGGTGGCTGGAAAGATAGGAAAATGATCGATATTTTCGTTCACTACGCAGATATCGTCATGAACCACTATAAAGGTAAGGTTAAGTACTGGCTTACTTTTAATGAAATTAATGCCATGGATATGGCTCCTTATATGGGTGGGGGCTTAATTGATGGAAGTGAGCAAAACCGTGCTCAAGGAGCTCACAATCAATTTGTAGCTAGCAGCAAGGTTGTTAAACTCGCTCATGAGATTGATAAAAACAACCAAGTTGGTCAAATGCTTGCCTACTCTGCTTACTATCCATATACATCAGACCCTGCAGATCAGCTTTTAGTCATGAAAGCTAAACAAGAAATGCTTTTCTATTCTGACGTTCAAACTGGTGGACGTTATCCTGAATATCGCTTAAAACAATATGAACGAGATGGCATTAAACTAGAAGATACTCCAGAAGACTACGAATTAATTAAAAAATATCCAGCAGATTTCTTAAGTTTTTCTTGCTACACATCTAATGTCTTAACAACTCATGAAGCTGATGCTAAAGCAAACGGTAATATGTCAGCAGGTGGCGTTAAAAATCCTTACCTTGACTATAACGCCTGGGGCTGGGCAACAGACCCTGATGTCTTAAGAATTGCCTTAAATGACCTTTGGGACAGATACCACAAGCCATTGTTTATTGTTGAAAACGGTCTTGGTTGGGGCGATGAATTGACTGAAGATTACAAGATTCACGATGATTATCGCATTAACTACCTTCGTGCTCAAATTAAATCAATGGAAGAAGCAGTTAACGAAGATGGGATTCCATTAATGGGCTACACAATGTGGTCAGCAATCGATCTAGTTTCAAACGGAACTGGTGAAATGAAGAAGCGCTACGGATTTGTTTATGTAGACCGCGATGATAAAGGTAATGGCTCACTTAAGAGATATCCTAAGGACTCATTTGACTGGTACAAGAAAGTCATTGCCTCCCATGGTAAAGATTTAGACTAA
- a CDS encoding C1 family peptidase, producing the protein MSHELTLQEIDQFRSDFDNSRNEVVSRAAMRSGVLEASFNPAVTNRLNDVFSVEVETDNVTNQMQSGRCWLFATLNTLRHDFGKKYKAKNFTLSQAYNFFWDKIERANIFYDAIIDSADKPLDDRTVKAYMNFAGSDGGQWAMAASLVKKYGVVPTNAMPESFNTNHTAGLADALARKERKDALVLRKLVQEGKTEEVEKKRKEFLSEIYRMTAIAVGEPPKTFDLEYRDDDKKLHLDKNLTPVEFFNKYWNINFDDYVCLTNAPDHEYGKLYSLPFEDNVNGGLPITFLNVPIEYLKEAAIKQLKDSESVWFGNDVLKEMDRKTGYLDTELYKTDELFDVDTYMTKAERLATGEGEVSHAMTLVGVDLDKGEIRKWKVENSWSEKSGRKGYFTMSDKWFDEFVYEVVVRKEFLTDDQKKLAESKPTPLPAWDSLA; encoded by the coding sequence ATGTCTCACGAATTAACCCTACAAGAAATTGATCAATTCCGCAGCGACTTTGATAATTCACGTAACGAAGTTGTCTCCCGCGCTGCCATGCGTTCTGGTGTATTAGAGGCATCTTTTAACCCAGCAGTTACTAACCGCTTAAACGATGTCTTTTCTGTTGAAGTAGAAACTGATAATGTTACTAACCAAATGCAATCAGGCCGTTGCTGGTTATTTGCAACCTTAAACACTTTACGCCATGATTTTGGTAAAAAGTACAAAGCTAAGAACTTCACTTTATCCCAAGCATATAACTTCTTCTGGGATAAAATTGAGCGTGCAAATATCTTCTATGATGCCATTATCGATTCAGCCGACAAGCCTTTAGATGACCGTACTGTTAAGGCATATATGAACTTTGCAGGCTCAGATGGTGGTCAATGGGCAATGGCTGCTTCATTAGTTAAGAAATACGGCGTTGTCCCAACTAATGCTATGCCAGAAAGCTTTAACACTAACCACACTGCTGGCTTAGCTGATGCTTTAGCTCGTAAGGAAAGAAAAGATGCCTTGGTTTTACGTAAATTAGTTCAAGAAGGTAAAACTGAAGAAGTTGAAAAGAAGCGTAAAGAATTCTTAAGCGAAATTTACCGGATGACTGCAATTGCTGTTGGCGAACCACCTAAGACTTTTGACTTAGAATACCGCGACGACGATAAAAAATTGCACTTAGATAAGAACTTAACACCAGTTGAATTCTTCAATAAGTATTGGAATATTAACTTCGATGACTATGTTTGCTTGACTAATGCACCTGACCACGAATATGGCAAGCTTTACTCGCTTCCATTTGAAGATAACGTTAATGGTGGTCTTCCTATTACTTTCTTAAATGTTCCAATCGAATACTTAAAAGAAGCTGCAATCAAGCAATTGAAGGACAGCGAAAGTGTTTGGTTCGGTAACGATGTCTTAAAGGAAATGGACCGCAAGACTGGTTACTTAGATACTGAATTGTACAAGACTGACGAATTATTTGATGTTGATACTTACATGACTAAGGCTGAAAGATTGGCTACTGGCGAAGGTGAAGTTAGTCATGCAATGACCTTAGTTGGTGTCGACTTAGACAAGGGAGAAATCCGTAAGTGGAAAGTCGAAAACTCATGGAGTGAAAAGTCAGGCCGTAAGGGTTACTTCACAATGAGCGATAAATGGTTTGATGAGTTTGTTTATGAAGTAGTTGTTAGAAAAGAATTCTTAACCGACGATCAAAAGAAACTCGCAGAAAGCAAGCCTACTCCACTTCCAGCTTGGGACTCACTTGCTTAA
- a CDS encoding GntR family transcriptional regulator, translated as MKKYELVADKIKNYITEKQLHHGDKLPTITDLMKEYQVGKSTILQAITLLTQRGLVYKVQGSGVFVRPTGRDGYMSLTDNAGFAHVLKDPTTEVIEFSEKRAPKPLSDYLHSDEVCYFIKRLRRQEGKPFVLEESYYRKSLIPFMSKEIAEGSIFDYIREGLKKEIRFSDKYMRVRKLTADEAKYLELKEGDPCLEVYDTFYLANGTAFDSSKLVYNYQNSRFYDQSSDDII; from the coding sequence ATGAAGAAATATGAATTAGTTGCAGATAAAATAAAAAATTATATTACTGAGAAGCAACTTCATCATGGTGATAAATTGCCAACAATTACTGATTTGATGAAAGAATATCAAGTTGGAAAATCAACTATTTTGCAGGCAATTACATTACTTACTCAGCGCGGACTTGTTTATAAAGTCCAAGGTTCAGGAGTTTTCGTCCGTCCTACTGGACGAGATGGCTATATGTCACTAACTGATAATGCTGGTTTTGCCCATGTATTAAAAGACCCCACTACAGAAGTAATTGAGTTTTCTGAAAAGAGAGCTCCCAAGCCTTTAAGTGACTATCTTCATTCTGATGAAGTATGCTACTTTATTAAAAGATTGCGCAGGCAAGAGGGGAAGCCTTTTGTCTTAGAAGAGTCTTATTATCGTAAGAGTCTAATTCCCTTCATGAGTAAAGAAATTGCAGAAGGATCAATTTTTGACTATATAAGAGAGGGATTAAAGAAAGAGATTCGATTTTCTGACAAGTATATGCGTGTTAGAAAATTGACTGCTGATGAAGCAAAATATCTTGAATTAAAAGAGGGAGATCCCTGCTTAGAAGTTTATGATACTTTTTATCTAGCAAATGGAACTGCGTTTGATAGTTCTAAGCTGGTATATAATTATCAAAATTCTAGGTTCTATGATCAAAGTTCTGACGATATTATTTAA
- a CDS encoding HD domain-containing protein, whose translation MDIELVKQFTKDHLKGEKTGHDYYHGQRVANLATKMYLSDYPDAHEDSRIVAIIQTGSYLHDTIDEKICEDPSKVIAEIKELLPKVGFTEVEAQDILFTIQHMSFSANIEHHYKLPLSGQYVQDADRIESLGAIGIARAFTYGGKHGNKIYDPEIKPEKLVSHDQYRNHVETTINHFYEKLFDLEGLMNTPAAKKEAHRRTEYMREFVQEFMDEWNV comes from the coding sequence ATGGATATTGAATTAGTTAAGCAATTTACAAAAGATCATTTAAAAGGTGAAAAAACAGGTCATGATTACTATCATGGGCAAAGAGTAGCTAATTTAGCTACAAAAATGTATTTAAGCGATTATCCTGATGCACATGAGGATAGTCGAATTGTTGCTATTATTCAGACCGGTAGTTACTTACACGATACAATTGATGAGAAAATTTGCGAGGACCCAAGCAAGGTAATTGCAGAAATTAAAGAGTTACTACCTAAAGTTGGATTTACCGAGGTAGAAGCACAAGATATATTATTTACGATTCAGCACATGTCTTTTTCCGCCAATATTGAACACCACTATAAGTTGCCCTTGAGTGGACAATATGTGCAAGACGCAGACCGAATTGAAAGCTTAGGTGCAATTGGAATTGCACGAGCATTTACTTATGGTGGAAAGCATGGAAATAAGATCTATGATCCAGAGATTAAGCCTGAAAAGTTAGTAAGCCATGACCAATATCGTAATCATGTTGAAACAACGATTAATCACTTCTATGAAAAATTATTTGATTTAGAGGGATTGATGAATACACCCGCTGCTAAGAAAGAAGCACATCGAAGAACTGAATATATGCGTGAATTCGTTCAAGAATTTATGGATGAATGGAACGTGTAG